A portion of the Streptococcus sp. Marseille-Q6470 genome contains these proteins:
- a CDS encoding ECF transporter S component, translating to MTNTRRLSTIAILSALSFVLMYFDFPLLPAASFLRIEFSILPVLVGLVVLDLPAALGVLFLRSLLKILLNNQGVSTYIGLPMNIVALGVFVLAFGLIWKKERTTMRFVLASLAGTIGLTIAMLVLNYVYAVPLYAKFANFDIENILGLSNYLLTMVLPFNLIEGLIFAISFWLLFVLLKPTLKRYEK from the coding sequence ATGACAAACACACGTCGACTTTCGACCATTGCAATTTTATCAGCACTTTCATTTGTGTTGATGTACTTTGACTTTCCGCTCTTGCCTGCGGCGTCCTTTTTGAGGATTGAATTCAGTATCTTACCTGTCCTTGTGGGCTTGGTGGTCTTGGATTTACCAGCAGCTTTAGGAGTGCTATTCCTTCGGTCCTTGCTGAAAATCCTTCTGAACAACCAAGGAGTTAGTACCTACATTGGTTTGCCGATGAATATCGTAGCCTTAGGAGTCTTTGTTCTTGCTTTTGGTCTGATTTGGAAAAAAGAGCGTACAACCATGCGTTTTGTCCTAGCTTCATTAGCCGGAACGATTGGTCTTACTATAGCGATGCTCGTTCTAAACTACGTTTATGCTGTACCTTTGTATGCAAAATTTGCTAACTTCGATATTGAGAATATTTTAGGACTTAGTAATTACTTGTTGACAATGGTCTTGCCATTTAATTTGATTGAAGGTCTTATTTTTGCCATCTCATTCTGGTTATTATTTGTCCTTCTAAAACCAACTTTGAAACGCTATGAAAAATAA
- a CDS encoding tRNA (cytidine(34)-2'-O)-methyltransferase, whose protein sequence is MVNHIVLFEPQIPQNTGNIARTCAATNAPLHIIRPMGFPIDDRKMKRAGLDYWDKLEIYFYDSLDEFIEKMNGQLYLISKFAEKVYSDADFTTEGDHYFLFGREDKGLPEDFMREHPEKALRIPMNDEHVRSLNVSNTVCMIVYEALRQQNFAGLELVHTYETDKLK, encoded by the coding sequence ATGGTAAATCATATTGTATTGTTTGAACCACAAATTCCACAAAATACGGGGAATATTGCACGTACCTGTGCAGCGACGAATGCACCCCTTCATATTATTAGACCTATGGGATTCCCAATTGATGATCGTAAAATGAAGCGTGCTGGGCTCGACTATTGGGACAAGCTTGAGATTTATTTCTATGATAGTTTAGATGAATTTATTGAAAAAATGAATGGTCAACTTTACCTGATTTCCAAATTTGCAGAAAAGGTCTATTCCGATGCAGACTTTACGACAGAAGGGGATCACTATTTTCTCTTTGGACGCGAAGATAAGGGCTTGCCTGAAGATTTTATGCGTGAACATCCAGAAAAAGCTCTCAGAATTCCTATGAATGATGAACATGTTCGTAGTCTGAATGTATCTAATACAGTATGTATGATTGTCTACGAGGCTCTCCGTCAGCAAAACTTTGCAGGTCTTGAATTGGTTCACACCTATGAAACAGATAAGTTGAAATAA
- the trkA gene encoding Trk system potassium transporter TrkA, producing the protein MKIILVGGGKVGSALCRSLVADNHDVVLIEQNETVLKYLTSRFDIMGISGNGADFAMLEAANVQDCDIFIAMTQYDEVNMVSAVLAKKMGAKETIVRVRNPEYSNPYFKEKNILGFSVIVNPELLAARAIANIIDFPNALSVERFAGGLVSLMEFKVRNNSNICQMSIADFRKKFGNVIVCAIERDHKLMIPSGDMILEDKDRIFVTGSRVDMMLFHNYIKSRVVKSLLIIGAGKIAYYLLGMLKDSRIDTKVIEVNPERAAFFSEKFPKLYIVQGDGTTKDTLLEESAQNYDAVATLTGVDEENIITSMFLDSVGVQKNITKVNRTSLLEIIHATDFSSIITPKTIAVDTIMHFIHGRVNAQYSDLQAMHHLANGQVETLQFLIKEANKMTGKPLSQLKLKKDVLIAAIIRNGKTIFPTGEDILQVGDKLVVITLLSNITKIYDLLER; encoded by the coding sequence ATGAAGATTATTCTTGTCGGAGGGGGAAAAGTAGGTTCTGCCCTCTGTCGTTCACTCGTTGCTGACAACCATGATGTTGTCTTAATTGAACAGAACGAAACTGTTCTAAAATACTTGACCAGCCGTTTTGACATTATGGGAATCTCAGGTAACGGAGCTGACTTTGCTATGTTAGAGGCAGCCAACGTCCAAGATTGTGATATTTTCATTGCCATGACTCAATACGACGAGGTCAACATGGTTTCGGCTGTTCTCGCTAAAAAAATGGGAGCAAAAGAAACTATTGTTCGTGTGCGCAATCCTGAATATTCCAACCCTTACTTTAAAGAAAAAAATATTCTTGGATTTTCAGTCATTGTAAACCCAGAACTCCTAGCAGCTCGTGCTATCGCTAATATTATAGACTTCCCCAATGCTCTTTCTGTTGAGCGTTTTGCAGGCGGATTGGTCAGTTTGATGGAATTTAAAGTTCGAAATAATAGCAATATTTGTCAGATGTCTATTGCAGATTTTCGTAAAAAGTTTGGTAATGTTATTGTCTGTGCTATCGAACGCGACCATAAACTCATGATTCCTAGTGGAGATATGATTTTAGAAGATAAAGACCGTATCTTTGTGACAGGAAGTCGTGTCGATATGATGCTCTTCCACAACTATATTAAGTCCAGAGTTGTTAAGAGTTTACTCATCATAGGAGCTGGGAAAATTGCTTACTATCTCTTAGGTATGTTAAAAGACAGTCGTATCGATACCAAGGTTATTGAGGTCAATCCTGAAAGAGCTGCCTTTTTCAGTGAGAAATTCCCTAAACTCTACATCGTACAAGGAGATGGAACAACTAAGGATACGCTTTTAGAAGAAAGTGCCCAAAACTACGATGCCGTTGCAACTCTTACAGGCGTTGATGAAGAGAATATTATTACCTCTATGTTCTTGGATAGCGTAGGTGTTCAGAAAAACATCACCAAAGTAAACCGCACTAGCTTGTTAGAAATAATCCACGCAACAGATTTCTCAAGTATCATCACCCCTAAAACAATCGCTGTTGATACCATCATGCACTTTATCCATGGTCGTGTAAATGCGCAATATTCTGACCTTCAAGCTATGCACCACCTTGCAAACGGACAAGTAGAAACTCTTCAATTCCTAATCAAGGAAGCCAATAAAATGACTGGCAAGCCTTTATCTCAATTGAAGCTCAAAAAAGATGTCTTGATTGCGGCTATTATCCGCAATGGAAAAACGATCTTCCCAACGGGAGAAGATATACTCCAGGTCGGTGATAAGTTAGTGGTTATCACTTTGCTTTCAAATATCACCAAGATTTATGACTTGTTAGAGAGGTAA
- a CDS encoding TrkH family potassium uptake protein, which yields MNRSMVRFLLAKLLLIEAGLLLVPVGIALYYRESSQVFTALFSTIGILVVLGLLGIISKPKKQRIYAKEGVLIVALCWILWSFFGSLPFVFSGQIPNFIDAFFETSSGFTTTGATILNDVSVLSRSLLFWRSFTHLIGGMGVLVFALAIMDNAKNSHLEVMKAEVPGPVFGKVVSKLKNTAQILYILYLAMFALFVVIYYLAGMPLYDSFVIAMGTAGTGGFTVYNDGIAHYNSSLITYLTSVGVLMFGVNFNLYYYLMLRRVKEFFFDEELRAYLLIVVVSTGLITLNTLHLYSGVSQSFEMAFFQVSNIITTTGFGYGNITNWPLFSQYILLMLMAIGGSAGSTAGGLKVMRGVILAKIAKNQFLSTISPHRVLTLHVNQTVIDKDTQHKILKYFVVYVMILLSLMFIISLDADNLMIVTSAVFSCFNNIGPILGTTASFSIFSPFSKLLLSFAMIAGRLEIYPIILLFMKRTWSKR from the coding sequence ATGAATAGAAGTATGGTACGCTTTCTTCTTGCAAAACTACTCTTGATTGAAGCCGGACTGCTATTAGTTCCAGTTGGTATCGCTCTTTACTATCGAGAATCTAGTCAAGTTTTTACAGCTCTTTTCTCTACCATCGGGATTCTTGTTGTCCTAGGTCTACTCGGAATCATCAGTAAACCTAAAAAACAACGTATCTATGCTAAAGAAGGAGTCTTAATTGTTGCCCTATGTTGGATCCTCTGGTCTTTCTTTGGCTCCCTTCCCTTTGTCTTTTCAGGTCAAATCCCCAATTTTATCGATGCCTTCTTCGAAACTAGTTCCGGCTTCACTACTACGGGAGCAACTATCTTAAATGATGTTTCTGTCTTAAGCCGTTCTCTTCTATTTTGGAGAAGTTTCACCCACCTCATTGGAGGGATGGGGGTGCTAGTTTTTGCCCTAGCTATTATGGACAATGCAAAAAACAGCCACTTAGAGGTTATGAAGGCCGAGGTCCCTGGACCAGTATTTGGTAAGGTGGTATCTAAGCTAAAAAATACAGCACAAATCCTCTACATCCTGTATCTGGCAATGTTCGCCCTCTTTGTAGTGATTTATTATCTTGCTGGTATGCCACTCTACGATAGTTTTGTCATCGCTATGGGAACTGCTGGGACTGGTGGCTTCACTGTTTACAATGATGGAATCGCCCACTATAATAGTTCTCTCATTACCTATCTAACCAGTGTTGGGGTCTTGATGTTTGGTGTCAATTTCAACCTCTACTACTATCTCATGCTTCGTCGAGTCAAGGAATTCTTTTTCGATGAGGAGCTTCGGGCTTATCTCTTGATTGTCGTTGTTTCTACCGGCTTAATTACTCTCAATACACTCCACCTTTATAGTGGCGTTTCACAAAGTTTTGAGATGGCCTTCTTCCAAGTTTCTAATATCATTACGACAACTGGTTTCGGTTACGGAAACATTACAAATTGGCCTTTATTTTCTCAGTATATCCTACTGATGCTGATGGCCATTGGTGGTTCTGCTGGATCTACTGCTGGTGGTCTCAAAGTGATGCGTGGAGTTATTCTAGCTAAAATTGCTAAAAATCAATTTTTGTCTACCATATCACCTCACCGTGTTTTAACTCTCCATGTTAACCAAACAGTAATTGATAAGGATACCCAGCATAAGATTCTGAAGTACTTTGTAGTTTACGTCATGATTCTACTCAGCTTAATGTTCATTATCAGTTTAGATGCTGACAATTTAATGATTGTTACGAGTGCCGTTTTCAGTTGCTTTAACAACATCGGCCCAATTCTCGGAACAACTGCAAGTTTCTCAATTTTTAGTCCATTTTCAAAACTCCTCCTATCCTTTGCAATGATTGCAGGACGTCTTGAAATTTATCCAATCATACTACTCTTTATGAAGCGAACCTGGTCTAAACGTTAG
- a CDS encoding type II CAAX endopeptidase family protein, with amino-acid sequence MNFFKDYRKRLLWLGIFFVAMFLSQVPILTWVLLQRTQLESIWASLIVGIVSTTVVTLFLYGAHKSKLLNLKSKLFSINDAPRIALSYAAIIAVNMVGGIWLRLLNQTTTSNQETINSLMSETSIISSFFVVVLVAPVCEEIICRGIIPTKLFEGYEKIGYVFGWLLFTMAHIPTNPPSFLIYGWMSAVLTWTAYRTKRLEMSIFLHLVINGMSILMLILLTILIKVVGIDAFQ; translated from the coding sequence ATGAATTTTTTTAAAGATTATCGTAAAAGACTGCTTTGGTTAGGAATCTTTTTTGTAGCAATGTTCCTATCTCAAGTTCCTATTTTGACTTGGGTATTGCTACAAAGAACTCAACTAGAATCTATTTGGGCATCTTTAATAGTAGGAATTGTCTCTACTACTGTTGTTACACTCTTTTTATATGGTGCTCACAAAAGCAAACTCTTAAATCTAAAATCGAAACTCTTTAGCATTAATGATGCCCCTCGAATCGCACTCAGCTATGCAGCCATTATCGCTGTAAATATGGTTGGTGGAATTTGGCTAAGACTTCTGAATCAAACTACTACTTCAAATCAAGAAACTATTAATAGCCTCATGTCAGAAACTTCCATCATTTCAAGCTTTTTCGTAGTTGTCTTGGTAGCTCCTGTTTGCGAGGAAATTATCTGCCGTGGTATTATACCTACTAAACTCTTTGAAGGATATGAAAAAATTGGTTACGTTTTTGGTTGGCTCCTCTTTACAATGGCCCATATCCCAACAAACCCACCTTCTTTCTTAATCTATGGTTGGATGTCCGCCGTCCTAACTTGGACTGCATATCGCACCAAACGTCTAGAAATGTCTATTTTCCTACATTTAGTAATTAATGGAATGAGCATTCTCATGCTTATCCTTCTGACAATTCTTATCAAGGTTGTTGGTATAGATGCTTTTCAATAA
- a CDS encoding peptide chain release factor 3 — MSIQEEIKKRRTFAIISHPDAGKTTITEQLLYFGGEIREAGTVKGKKTGNFAKSDWMDIEKQRGISVTSSVMQFDYDGKRVNILDTPGHEDFSEDTYRTLMAVDAAVMVVDSAKGIEAQTKKLFEVVKHRGIPVFTFMNKLDRDGREPLDLLQELEEVLGIASYPMNWPIGMGKAFEGLYDLYNQRLELYKGDERFASLEDGDKLFANNPFYEQVKDDIELLQEAGNEFSEEAILAGELTPVFFGSALTNFGVQTFLETFLKFAPEPHGHKKTDGELVDPYDKDFSGFVFKIQANMDPRHRDRIAFVRIVSGEFERGMSVNLPRTGKGAKLSNVTQFMAESRENVTNAVAGDIIGVYDTGTYQVGDTLTVGKNKFEFEPLPTFTPEIFMKVSAKNVMKQKSFHKGIEQLVQEGAIQLYTNYQTGEYMLGAVGQLQFEVFKHRMENEYNAEVVMSPMGKKTVRWIKPEDLDERMSSSRNILAKDRFDQPVFLFENDFALRWFADKYPDVELEEKM, encoded by the coding sequence ATGAGTATTCAAGAAGAAATTAAAAAACGCCGTACCTTTGCCATTATCTCCCACCCGGACGCGGGGAAAACGACGATTACAGAGCAGTTGCTCTACTTTGGGGGAGAAATTCGAGAAGCTGGTACCGTAAAAGGGAAGAAAACAGGAAACTTTGCTAAATCCGACTGGATGGATATCGAGAAACAACGTGGGATTTCGGTAACCTCATCTGTCATGCAGTTTGACTACGATGGAAAACGGGTCAATATCCTAGATACACCAGGGCACGAGGACTTCTCAGAAGATACTTACCGTACCTTGATGGCGGTAGACGCTGCCGTTATGGTGGTGGACTCTGCCAAGGGTATTGAGGCCCAGACCAAGAAATTGTTTGAGGTTGTCAAACACCGTGGTATTCCAGTCTTCACTTTTATGAATAAGCTGGACCGTGACGGTCGAGAGCCACTGGACCTCTTGCAAGAATTAGAAGAAGTCTTGGGCATAGCCAGTTACCCAATGAACTGGCCGATTGGGATGGGGAAAGCCTTTGAGGGGCTTTACGACCTCTATAACCAACGCTTGGAACTCTACAAAGGAGATGAACGCTTTGCCAGTCTAGAAGATGGAGACAAACTCTTTGCCAACAATCCTTTCTACGAGCAGGTGAAAGACGATATCGAACTTTTGCAAGAAGCAGGGAATGAATTCTCAGAAGAAGCCATCCTTGCGGGTGAATTAACTCCAGTTTTCTTTGGTTCAGCTTTGACCAACTTTGGGGTACAAACTTTCTTGGAAACTTTCCTCAAGTTTGCTCCAGAACCACATGGCCACAAGAAAACAGACGGTGAACTTGTCGATCCTTATGATAAGGATTTCTCAGGCTTTGTCTTTAAAATCCAAGCCAACATGGATCCTCGTCACCGTGACCGCATCGCCTTTGTCCGTATCGTCTCTGGTGAATTTGAACGCGGGATGAGTGTTAACCTCCCTCGTACTGGTAAGGGAGCTAAACTCTCTAATGTTACTCAGTTTATGGCTGAAAGTCGTGAGAATGTAACTAATGCCGTAGCAGGAGATATCATCGGGGTTTACGATACTGGTACTTATCAGGTGGGAGATACTTTGACAGTTGGCAAAAACAAATTCGAATTTGAACCACTGCCAACCTTTACCCCTGAAATCTTCATGAAGGTATCTGCTAAGAACGTCATGAAGCAAAAATCCTTCCACAAAGGGATTGAGCAATTGGTTCAAGAAGGAGCTATTCAGCTCTATACCAACTACCAAACAGGTGAATACATGCTAGGTGCCGTTGGTCAATTGCAGTTTGAAGTCTTCAAACACCGGATGGAAAATGAGTACAATGCAGAAGTGGTTATGAGTCCAATGGGTAAAAAGACCGTTCGCTGGATCAAACCAGAAGACTTAGATGAGCGCATGTCTTCAAGTCGAAATATCTTGGCGAAGGATCGCTTTGACCAGCCTGTCTTCCTCTTTGAAAACGACTTTGCCCTCCGCTGGTTTGCGGACAAGTATCCAGATGTGGAGTTGGAAGAAAAAATGTGA
- a CDS encoding TIGR02206 family membrane protein, whose translation MHHFITRTQTTPPPISIFWYGVMIGLLALSIYASLTYYKNPKFVRLFKWIQIAQLLALYTWYIGFGIPFSNSLPLYHCRLAMFAVVFLPDKWKTKQYFALMGASGAVFALGYPVFDPYDFPHITSFSFLIGHYALLVNSLVYLMNHYDKTLLKKYRIIAYTFVLNLFLVGVNQVTGGNYGLLNTTPFIPDAPIWIKYLLVSIILSSALVLFDILFKKRWQKKMALESTLS comes from the coding sequence ATGCATCATTTTATCACAAGAACCCAAACCACACCGCCTCCCATTTCCATTTTTTGGTATGGAGTCATGATAGGCCTTCTTGCTTTGTCTATTTATGCTTCTCTTACTTACTACAAAAATCCCAAATTTGTTCGATTGTTTAAGTGGATTCAAATAGCGCAACTGCTGGCTCTTTACACTTGGTATATTGGTTTTGGCATTCCGTTTTCAAACAGCCTACCTCTTTACCATTGTCGTTTGGCCATGTTCGCGGTTGTTTTCTTACCAGATAAATGGAAAACTAAGCAGTATTTTGCCCTTATGGGAGCCAGTGGAGCAGTATTTGCCTTGGGCTACCCTGTTTTTGACCCCTATGACTTCCCGCATATTACCAGTTTTTCTTTTCTCATTGGTCATTATGCCCTTTTGGTCAATTCCCTGGTCTATCTCATGAATCACTACGATAAGACCTTGCTGAAAAAGTATCGAATCATCGCTTATACTTTTGTTCTTAATCTTTTTCTAGTTGGAGTCAATCAAGTGACAGGTGGAAATTATGGGCTTTTGAATACCACGCCTTTTATCCCAGATGCTCCTATTTGGATCAAGTATCTCTTGGTTTCAATCATTCTTTCTTCAGCCTTGGTGCTCTTTGATATCTTGTTTAAGAAACGCTGGCAAAAGAAAATGGCTTTAGAATCAACTCTTTCATGA
- a CDS encoding TIGR02206 family membrane protein, with protein MTLWELLFTSKKTVPPHLGSWYFLLPTSLVIIAVLSIRFASSKGYRNFWYWGQLIQLLIINAWYIAARLPLSEALPFYHSRMAMWIILFAPNKTFFKQYFALVGVFGSIMALVYPVFYPFPFPHVSSVNNVFGHWALLANCLIYLVRYYKVEKGDTWKICQMTFGLNAIIFLANLLTGGNYGFMSNPPVIGDHGALVNYLIVTSMMTGVIILINQLVKYKHKKS; from the coding sequence ATGACGCTTTGGGAGTTACTTTTTACCAGTAAAAAGACAGTCCCGCCACACTTGGGATCCTGGTACTTTTTATTACCTACGTCTTTGGTAATCATAGCTGTTTTATCGATTCGTTTCGCATCATCTAAAGGTTACAGAAACTTTTGGTATTGGGGACAATTGATTCAGTTGCTCATTATCAACGCTTGGTATATTGCTGCACGCCTGCCCCTATCTGAGGCTCTCCCTTTTTACCATAGTCGCATGGCTATGTGGATTATTCTTTTTGCCCCTAATAAGACCTTTTTCAAGCAATATTTTGCCTTAGTGGGAGTTTTTGGTTCTATCATGGCCTTGGTTTATCCAGTCTTTTATCCTTTTCCCTTCCCTCATGTTTCGTCTGTGAACAATGTTTTCGGACATTGGGCCCTCTTGGCTAACTGCTTGATTTATCTTGTTAGATATTATAAAGTTGAAAAAGGGGATACTTGGAAAATATGCCAGATGACTTTTGGGCTCAATGCCATTATCTTTCTAGCCAACCTCTTGACAGGAGGAAATTATGGCTTTATGAGTAACCCCCCTGTGATTGGGGATCATGGCGCTTTGGTTAACTATCTCATAGTGACCAGTATGATGACAGGAGTTATCATCCTCATCAATCAACTTGTTAAATACAAACATAAGAAAAGTTAA
- the gatC gene encoding Asp-tRNA(Asn)/Glu-tRNA(Gln) amidotransferase subunit GatC gives MKITQEEVTHVANLSKLKFTENETAEFATTLSKIVDMVELLEEVDTTGVVPTTTMADRKTVLRPDVAEKGTDRDRLFKNVPEKDNYYIKVPAILDEGGDA, from the coding sequence ATGAAAATTACGCAAGAAGAGGTGACTCACGTTGCCAATCTTTCTAAATTAAAATTCACTGAAAATGAAACAGCTGAGTTTGCGACAACCCTGTCTAAAATTGTTGATATGGTAGAATTGTTGGAAGAAGTGGACACAACGGGTGTTGTTCCAACAACGACCATGGCTGATCGTAAGACAGTATTGCGTCCGGATGTTGCTGAAAAAGGGACTGACCGTGACCGCTTGTTTAAAAATGTACCCGAAAAAGATAACTACTATATCAAGGTACCAGCTATTCTAGACGAAGGAGGAGATGCTTAA
- the gatA gene encoding Asp-tRNA(Asn)/Glu-tRNA(Gln) amidotransferase subunit GatA → MTFNNKTIEELHNLLVSKEISATELTQATLEDIKAREKAVNAFVTIAEEQALAQAKAIDETGIDADNVLSGIPLAIKDNISTDGILTTAASKMLYNYEPIFDATAVANAKSKGMIVVGKTNMDEFAMGGSGETSYYGPAKNAWDHSKVPGGSSSGSAVSVASGQVRLSLGSDTGGSIRQPAAFNGIVGLKPTYGTVSRFGLIAFGSSLDQIGPFAPTVKENALLLNAIASEDAKDSTSSPVRIADFTSKIGQDIKGMKIALPKEYLGEGIDPEVKETILSAAKHFEKLGAIVEEVSLPHSKYGVAVYYIIASSEASSNLQRFDGIRYGYRAEDATNLDEIYVNSRSQGFGEEVKRRIMLGTFSLSSGYYDAYYKKAGQVRTLIIQDFENVFADYDLILGPTAPSVAYDLDSLNHDPVAMYLADLLTIPVNLVGLPGISIPAGFVQGLPVGLQLIGPKYSEETIYQVAAAFEATTDYHKQQPVIFGGDN, encoded by the coding sequence ATGACTTTTAATAACAAAACCATTGAAGAGTTGCACAACCTCCTTGTTTCTAAGGAAATTTCTGCAACTGAATTGACTCAAGCAACCCTTGAAGATATTAAGGCGCGTGAAAAAGCAGTCAATGCCTTTGTCACTATTGCTGAAGAACAAGCTCTTGCTCAGGCTAAAGCTATTGATGAGACTGGAATTGACGCTGACAATGTTCTTTCAGGAATTCCGCTAGCTATTAAGGACAACATCTCTACTGATGGTATCCTGACAACTGCAGCCTCAAAAATGCTTTATAACTACGAGCCAATCTTTGATGCGACAGCGGTTGCTAATGCAAAATCTAAGGGCATGATAGTTGTTGGTAAAACAAATATGGACGAGTTTGCCATGGGGGGTTCTGGTGAAACATCTTACTATGGACCAGCCAAAAATGCTTGGGACCACAGCAAGGTTCCTGGTGGATCTTCTAGTGGTTCTGCAGTTTCTGTAGCATCAGGTCAAGTTCGTTTGTCCCTTGGTTCTGATACTGGTGGTTCTATCCGCCAACCTGCTGCCTTCAACGGGATTGTTGGTCTTAAACCAACTTACGGAACGGTTTCTCGTTTCGGTCTTATTGCATTTGGTAGCTCCCTAGATCAGATTGGTCCTTTTGCACCAACTGTTAAAGAAAATGCCTTGCTTCTCAACGCTATTGCTAGTGAAGATGCAAAAGACTCTACTTCTTCCCCTGTTCGCATTGCTGACTTTACTTCAAAAATCGGTCAAGACATCAAGGGCATGAAAATTGCTTTGCCTAAAGAATATCTTGGCGAAGGGATTGACCCAGAGGTTAAAGAAACGATTCTGAGTGCTGCTAAACACTTTGAAAAACTCGGTGCTATCGTTGAAGAAGTTAGCCTTCCTCACTCTAAATACGGTGTAGCGGTTTACTACATCATCGCTTCATCAGAAGCTTCATCAAACTTGCAACGCTTTGATGGTATCCGTTATGGCTACCGTGCAGAAGATGCAACTAATCTTGATGAAATCTATGTAAACAGCCGCAGCCAAGGTTTCGGTGAAGAAGTTAAACGTCGTATCATGCTAGGTACTTTCAGCCTTTCATCAGGTTACTATGATGCCTACTACAAGAAGGCTGGACAAGTTCGCACCCTTATCATCCAAGATTTCGAAAACGTCTTTGCGGATTACGACTTGATTTTGGGACCAACTGCTCCTAGCGTTGCCTACGACTTGGATTCACTCAACCATGATCCAGTTGCTATGTACTTAGCTGACCTCTTGACCATCCCTGTCAACTTGGTGGGTCTCCCAGGTATTTCTATTCCTGCTGGATTTGTCCAAGGTCTACCAGTAGGACTCCAATTGATTGGTCCTAAGTATTCAGAAGAGACTATCTACCAAGTTGCTGCTGCCTTTGAAGCAACAACAGACTACCACAAACAACAACCCGTGATTTTTGGAGGTGATAATTAA